A genome region from Arachis duranensis cultivar V14167 chromosome 6, aradu.V14167.gnm2.J7QH, whole genome shotgun sequence includes the following:
- the LOC107492755 gene encoding uncharacterized protein LOC107492755 yields the protein MEMEPMQLKQGSMSVAEYTNKFEELCRFSRVCQGSSETYESWRCIKYQKDLKDNIMTAVAPMEICVFSDLVNKARVVEEYAKTVAASKDTHGGSSSKGRGKYYHPRGQSFKRGGYEHQGQGGFRKSTHDQFQRGKGRGSQSGCFNCGLPGHIARDCTRGKNPNAVEELGLKMSELSFDLHVHTPHQTVMTRSGCRQVGFKLEGRDFVHDLICLPMVELEMILEFDCLSKNRVLLDCFERTIEECQGYILLTANASGDTQDLNQIPVVRDFPEVFPEDILEFPPQWEIEFAIELVPGTRPVSIAPYGMAELEFDKRTIFTILYQDA from the exons ATGGAGATGGAGCCGATGCAACTGAAGCAAGGTTCCATGTCTGTGGCAGAGTACACCAATAAGTTCGAGGAGCTTTGTAGATTTTCTCGGGTGTGTCAGGGTTCCTCGGAGACTTACGAGAGCTGGAGGTGCATTAAGTACCAGAAGGATTTGAAGGATAACATTATGACTGCTGTGGCCCCTATGGAGATCTGTGTCTTCTCCGACTTGGTGAACAAAGCAAGGGTAGTGGAAGAATATGCCAAGACAGTGGCTGCGTCCAAGGATACTCATGGAGGGAGCAGTAGCAAAGGACGTGGCAAGTATTACCATCCGAGGGGTCAAAGCTTTAAGAGAGGAGGATATGAGCATCAAGGTCAAGGAGGTTTTAGGAAGAGCACTCATGATCAGTTTCAGCGTGGCAAGGGAAGAGGAAGTCAGAGTGGGTGCTTCAACTGTGGATTGCCTGGTCACATCGCGAGGGATTGCACTCGTGGAAAGAACCCGAATGCAG TTGAGGAATTAGGCTTGAAAATGTCAGAGTTATCTTTTGATCTGCATGTACATACTCCGCATCAGACAGTTATGACTAGGTCAGGTTGTAGACAAGTAGGTTTCAAGCTTGAGGGTAGAGACTTTGTGCATGATTTGATCTGTTTACCTATGGTTGAGTTGGAAATGATTTTGGAGTTTGATTGCCTGTCGAAGAATCGGGTTTTGTTGGATTGCTTTGAACGGACAATTGAAGAGTGTCAGGGTTACATCTTGTTAACTGCTAATGCTTCGGGTGATACCCAAGACTTAAATCAGATTCCGGTAGTTAGGGATTTTCCGGAGGTATTTCCGGAAGATATCCTTGAATTCCCACCTCAATGGGAGATTGAGTTTGCGATTGAATTGGTGCCGGGAACCAGACCAGTGTCAATTGCACCGTATGGGATGGCTG